A region of Gracilinanus agilis isolate LMUSP501 chromosome 3, AgileGrace, whole genome shotgun sequence DNA encodes the following proteins:
- the TAGLN gene encoding transgelin, with protein sequence MANKGPSYGMSREVQSKIEKKYDDELEERLVEWIIVQCGSDVGRPDRGRLGFQVWLKNGVILSKLVNSLHPESSKPVKVPENPPTMVFKQMEQVAQFLKAAEDYGVTKTDMFQTVDLFEGKDMAAVQRTLMALGSLAVTKNDGHYRGDPNWFMKKAQEHKREFTDSQLQEGKHVIGLQMGSNRGASQAGMTGYGRPRQIIS encoded by the exons ATGGCAAACAAAGGCCCCTCCTATGGCATGAGCCGGGAAGTGCAGTCTAAGATTGAGAAGAAATATGATGATGAGCTAGAGGAACGACTGGTGGAATGGATTATTGTGCAGTGTGGATCCGATGTGGGCCGTCCTGACCGAGGGAGACTGGGCTTCCAAGTGTGGCTGAAGAATGGTGTG ATCCTGAGCAAGCTAGTGAACAGCCTGCACCCTGAGAGTTCCAAGCCAGTGAAGGTACCAGAGAACCCACCCACCATGGTCTTCAAGCAGATGGAACAAGTTGCTCAGTTCCTGAAGGCAGCTGAAGATTATGGGGTCACCAAGACTGACATGTTCCAGACTGTTGACCTCTTTGAAG gTAAAGACATGGCAGCTGTGCAGAGAACTCTGATGGCACTAGGAAGTCTGGCAGTGACCAAGAATGATGGCCATTACCGTGGAGATCCCAACTGGTTCATGAA GAAAGCCCAGGAGCACAAGAGGGAGTTCACAGATAGCCAGCTCCAAGAAGGCAAGCACGTCATTGGCCTACAGATGGGCAGCAACAGGGGAGCCTCCCAGGCTGGCATGACAGGCTATGGGCGGCCCCGGCAGATCATCAGTTAG